A stretch of the Bacillus sp. B-jedd genome encodes the following:
- a CDS encoding SDR family oxidoreductase, translating to MRILVTGASGNVGRYVVEELLKLGEQVAAAGTDIGKLEKLFNGAVDPVHLDFTDKHTFAEALERVDRVFLMRPPHLGRPEDLYLFIDEMKERNIKFVSFLSLMGVESNPIPPHHKIEKYLEASGIPFAHIRPGFFMQNVSGIHSVEIKEKSEIFIPAGHSKSSFIDAEDIGLAAAVLLHNSEAYENTAHTITGAESLDYYQVADILSHVLNRKITYTKPGFLRYRRHLIKNRRLDKGFVNVTVALYFMTRMGTAKQITDDFFRLTGKSPRSFKDFAIANKDCFI from the coding sequence ATGAGAATTTTAGTGACGGGGGCCTCCGGCAACGTTGGCAGATATGTGGTGGAGGAACTTTTAAAATTGGGCGAGCAGGTCGCAGCAGCGGGAACCGATATCGGAAAGTTGGAGAAACTATTCAATGGAGCAGTTGACCCGGTGCATTTAGATTTTACCGATAAACATACCTTTGCTGAAGCGCTGGAAAGGGTGGACAGAGTATTTTTAATGAGGCCGCCGCATCTTGGCCGTCCTGAAGATCTTTACCTTTTTATTGATGAAATGAAAGAAAGAAATATTAAATTTGTATCCTTCCTATCATTGATGGGGGTGGAATCCAACCCAATTCCGCCTCACCATAAAATTGAGAAATATTTAGAAGCATCGGGAATCCCCTTTGCACACATTCGGCCGGGGTTTTTTATGCAAAACGTATCAGGTATTCATTCGGTTGAAATTAAAGAAAAAAGTGAAATTTTCATACCTGCGGGTCACAGTAAGTCTAGTTTTATCGACGCGGAGGATATCGGGCTTGCTGCGGCAGTCCTGCTTCATAATTCAGAGGCCTATGAAAATACTGCGCATACCATTACCGGGGCTGAATCGTTGGATTATTATCAGGTTGCCGATATTCTGAGCCATGTGCTGAACCGGAAAATCACTTATACAAAACCCGGGTTTTTACGTTACCGCAGGCATCTCATTAAAAATAGGCGATTGGATAAAGGTTTTGTTAATGTGACCGTTGCCCTGTATTTTATGACGAGAATGGGAACTGCCAAGCAGATAACAGATGACTTCTTCAGGCTGACAGGAAAGAGTCCCCGTTCCTTTAAAGACTTTGCAATCGCTAATAAAGATTGTTTTATATAA
- a CDS encoding FAD-dependent oxidoreductase — MSLFHDLAPILKKRELRFLERVEESKGIYTFVFAKGADLAWKAGQHGVFSISHKKIKKPARPFSIASAPSENTVIISMAIGESPSEFKKAMLELEPGMVLKMRGPIGSLYLKDNGPSLLIAGGIGITPFRSMLIEEKGKQGMSVKLLYVDTKGAFIYKQELDRLAADSVMELEYISSREELYPHLDQSVSTWSNSGNYYIAGPKALADDVSRHLKANGIVKGNIHKDIFWGY; from the coding sequence ATGTCACTATTCCATGATTTGGCGCCAATTTTGAAAAAACGGGAATTGCGGTTTTTAGAGAGGGTTGAAGAAAGTAAGGGAATTTATACATTCGTTTTTGCAAAAGGTGCTGATTTAGCTTGGAAGGCTGGCCAGCACGGAGTTTTTAGCATTTCTCATAAAAAAATTAAAAAACCGGCAAGACCGTTCAGCATTGCCTCCGCACCTTCAGAAAACACCGTGATAATATCAATGGCTATCGGCGAAAGTCCAAGTGAATTCAAAAAGGCCATGCTTGAATTGGAACCCGGGATGGTGCTTAAGATGAGGGGGCCTATTGGATCGTTATATTTGAAGGATAACGGCCCTTCGCTTTTGATTGCCGGAGGGATTGGAATTACACCATTCAGATCCATGTTAATTGAAGAAAAAGGAAAACAGGGTATGTCGGTGAAACTTCTTTACGTTGACACTAAAGGTGCATTCATCTATAAACAGGAACTTGACCGGCTTGCAGCTGATTCGGTTATGGAACTGGAGTATATCTCATCAAGGGAAGAACTTTATCCGCATTTGGACCAGTCCGTTTCTACATGGAGCAATAGCGGCAACTATTATATTGCCGGCCCGAAAGCATTGGCAGACGACGTTTCAAGGCATCTGAAGGCAAATGGAATTGTAAAAGGGAATATTCATAAAGATATTTTTTGGGGATATTAA
- a CDS encoding response regulator transcription factor, with amino-acid sequence MRRILVVDDDRNILDLVGIHVSRAGYQVLKAENGFRALEILESVLPDLAIVDVMMPGMDGFELTRKIREELDLPVLLLTAKGELEDKEQGFRAGSDDYLVKPFEPKELLFRIAAILRRYDKPADSILQVGSLTINLKSFEVTAGKSTLLMPLKEFELLTLLASKPNQVFQRSAIMEKIWGYDYEGDEQTLNTHIKRIRERLAKIADDVEIVTVRGVGYKLEVRSI; translated from the coding sequence ATGCGCAGGATTCTTGTGGTGGATGATGATCGGAATATTTTGGATTTGGTTGGGATTCATGTGAGCCGGGCCGGATATCAGGTGTTAAAGGCGGAGAATGGGTTTCGGGCGCTGGAGATTCTTGAGTCGGTGCTGCCGGATTTGGCGATTGTGGATGTGATGATGCCGGGGATGGACGGTTTTGAGCTGACGCGGAAAATCCGCGAGGAGCTGGATTTGCCGGTTCTATTGCTGACGGCGAAGGGTGAGCTCGAGGATAAGGAACAGGGCTTTCGGGCAGGATCGGATGATTATTTGGTGAAGCCGTTTGAACCGAAGGAATTGCTGTTCCGGATAGCGGCAATCTTAAGGCGCTATGATAAGCCGGCGGATTCCATTTTGCAGGTAGGGTCGCTGACGATTAATTTGAAAAGCTTTGAAGTGACTGCCGGCAAAAGCACCCTGCTCATGCCTTTGAAGGAGTTTGAGCTGTTAACTTTATTGGCCTCGAAGCCGAACCAGGTTTTTCAGCGTTCAGCGATTATGGAGAAAATTTGGGGCTATGACTACGAAGGCGATGAACAGACGCTGAATACGCATATTAAACGGATTCGCGAACGGCTTGCCAAAATTGCGGATGATGTGGAAATCGTGACAGTCCGCGGAGTCGGCTACAAACTAGAGGTGCGTTCGATATGA
- a CDS encoding sensor histidine kinase produces MKSLYGKFLLMTTMIMVFSTIAGFLVTNTYYHRVIKERNDAKNVQIAETIVRHIEDSPDMDLSNYLETIGDIGYQLYVADEAGKDYFYGGEYRAKNLDPSAVKKVLGGEVYHGMREFPRETFMTGFFANEMTNTIGVPFKYNDRQYAMFMRPDIKLLFSEVHTIMAGMIVVVAILSLLAMLFVAKMLIIPITQLTEATKRIANEKYDTQLKIDRRDEIGQLAASFNKMAGQLQENDHIRKEFISNVSHDFQSPLLNIKGYAGLLKSPDVPAEERAEYAGIIESETNRLSNLTRQLLLLTSLDQSSRMVEFKEYRLDEQMKACVNKYRWWLEESSINVSMILEPVVYKGDESLLENVWDNLLSNAIKYNQPEGEITIELSQKDEAVQIMIQDNGIGMSESELKQIFERFYRADASRTKEGTGLGLSIVKQIIELHKGKIIVDSSPGEGTTFTINLPKM; encoded by the coding sequence ATGAAGTCCTTATACGGAAAGTTTCTCCTCATGACGACAATGATTATGGTGTTCAGCACAATTGCCGGTTTTCTTGTTACAAATACATATTACCACCGGGTCATTAAAGAACGGAATGATGCAAAAAACGTTCAGATTGCGGAGACCATTGTCAGGCATATTGAAGATTCACCGGATATGGATTTGAGCAATTATCTTGAGACAATCGGGGATATTGGCTATCAATTGTATGTTGCCGATGAAGCTGGCAAGGACTATTTTTATGGGGGCGAATACCGGGCGAAAAACCTTGATCCTTCAGCGGTCAAAAAAGTCCTTGGAGGGGAAGTATACCACGGCATGCGGGAATTTCCGCGCGAAACTTTCATGACTGGCTTTTTTGCCAATGAGATGACGAACACCATCGGGGTACCGTTCAAGTATAATGACAGGCAATATGCCATGTTTATGCGCCCCGATATCAAGCTATTATTCAGCGAAGTCCATACCATCATGGCGGGCATGATCGTTGTAGTTGCCATCCTCAGCCTTTTGGCGATGCTGTTTGTGGCAAAAATGCTGATCATCCCGATTACGCAATTGACCGAGGCGACGAAAAGAATCGCCAATGAGAAATATGATACCCAGCTGAAGATTGACCGCAGGGATGAAATTGGCCAGCTGGCGGCGAGCTTCAACAAGATGGCCGGACAGCTGCAGGAAAATGATCATATTCGGAAGGAATTTATCAGTAATGTTTCGCATGATTTCCAGTCACCGCTGCTGAATATAAAGGGCTATGCAGGCCTGCTTAAATCTCCGGATGTTCCGGCGGAAGAACGCGCAGAGTATGCCGGGATTATTGAATCGGAGACGAATCGCTTATCCAACCTGACCCGCCAGCTGCTGTTACTGACCTCCCTCGATCAGTCGTCGAGGATGGTGGAGTTCAAAGAGTACCGGCTTGATGAACAGATGAAAGCCTGTGTCAATAAATACCGCTGGTGGCTTGAGGAAAGTAGTATCAATGTTTCGATGATTCTTGAACCTGTTGTTTACAAAGGCGATGAGTCGCTGCTTGAGAATGTATGGGATAATTTATTGTCAAATGCCATTAAATATAACCAGCCTGAAGGGGAAATCACCATCGAACTCAGCCAGAAGGATGAGGCAGTTCAGATCATGATTCAGGACAACGGGATCGGGATGAGCGAATCCGAGCTTAAACAAATATTCGAGCGTTTCTATCGGGCTGATGCATCAAGGACGAAAGAAGGGACAGGACTTGGCCTTTCAATCGTGAAGCAAATCATCGAACTCCATAAAGGGAAAATAATTGTTGACAGCAGTCCGGGCGAAGGGACAACCTTTACAATCAACCTTCCGAAAATGTAA
- a CDS encoding MMPL family transporter: MKIFKEKKRWFIILLCWLFAAGVLAGIAPGAKEQTSPEKNFGLPETAESIKAEKALKEYFPSSEGVPLFVVIHDQDGLKDNDVEKAITTVEKIINDAKEDLSVVPLSMMPKPARASFFSEDNTTFFIPVLFPVGMENKETKQVMDGLKKETAKEMPSNLETYFTGPAGIVADTYEMFSKADVVLILATVGLIFVILILIYRSPLLAFIPLIGAGISYSVVDRVLGLMAKYDWFRIDSQSLSIMMILLFAVITDYSLLLFARFREELEKGQPVNEAMKKAAKFVTEPIVFSGGTVLLSMLTLFFAVYEAYRNFAPVFAVAVAVMLLAGLTLMPALFAIAGEKSFWPSNPRKRAVKRAGKEGFWHKLGRFVTEKPWLSLIPVLIVLVFFTSMIRQTHYTFNLLDSFPKEMSSIQGYNKLNNAFSAGEIAPTTVIVKAKNDLTEEQVQALAHELDSIDGIAKAEIQGHPFAESSQKVAKINLVFKNNPYTEKAFDELEKLRDQSPKLLKESKITDAKLLFAGETAQKTDIRNASHGDEIRIIAIVTVLILIMLGFQTRSLVAPLYMMATILLSFGAALGFSIFFFEDILGYQGISYRIPLYTFVFLVALGVDYSIMLISRIREEKKHLPIKDAVREGVGKTGGVISSAGLILAATFAVLITQPVVELRIFGFTVAIGVLVDTFIVRPIAIPALIAILGKYSFWPKKVN, encoded by the coding sequence ATGAAAATCTTTAAAGAGAAAAAAAGATGGTTCATCATTTTACTGTGCTGGCTGTTCGCCGCAGGGGTGCTCGCTGGTATCGCCCCTGGCGCAAAAGAACAAACTTCTCCGGAAAAGAACTTCGGTTTGCCCGAAACGGCTGAATCAATTAAAGCCGAAAAAGCTCTAAAGGAGTATTTCCCTTCCTCGGAAGGAGTTCCGTTGTTTGTCGTCATTCATGATCAGGATGGCCTAAAAGACAATGACGTGGAAAAGGCCATTACAACAGTTGAAAAGATCATAAATGATGCAAAAGAGGACTTGTCCGTTGTGCCCCTTTCGATGATGCCGAAACCAGCACGCGCTTCGTTCTTTTCGGAAGATAATACCACCTTCTTTATCCCGGTCCTGTTCCCTGTCGGAATGGAAAATAAAGAAACGAAGCAGGTGATGGACGGGCTGAAGAAGGAAACTGCGAAGGAAATGCCGTCCAATCTTGAAACGTACTTTACCGGTCCGGCAGGCATAGTCGCGGATACGTATGAGATGTTTTCCAAGGCAGATGTTGTCTTGATTCTGGCTACAGTCGGACTGATTTTTGTCATTTTGATTTTGATTTACCGCTCGCCATTACTAGCCTTCATCCCGCTGATAGGAGCGGGCATATCGTATTCTGTCGTTGACCGGGTCCTTGGATTAATGGCGAAATATGATTGGTTCAGAATTGACAGCCAATCCCTGTCGATTATGATGATTCTACTTTTTGCGGTCATCACCGACTACTCTCTCCTGCTGTTTGCCCGTTTCCGGGAAGAGCTCGAAAAAGGCCAACCTGTCAATGAGGCAATGAAAAAGGCGGCCAAATTTGTGACAGAGCCGATTGTCTTTAGCGGCGGGACGGTCCTTTTGAGCATGCTGACACTGTTCTTTGCGGTTTATGAGGCTTACCGTAATTTCGCACCCGTCTTTGCTGTGGCGGTCGCTGTTATGCTGCTGGCGGGTTTAACTTTAATGCCTGCGCTCTTTGCGATTGCGGGCGAGAAATCCTTCTGGCCGTCGAATCCCCGTAAACGCGCGGTTAAGCGGGCCGGAAAGGAAGGTTTCTGGCATAAGCTTGGGCGGTTCGTAACCGAAAAGCCATGGCTATCGCTCATTCCGGTTTTGATTGTTTTAGTGTTCTTTACGTCAATGATCAGACAGACGCATTACACCTTTAATCTGCTTGATTCATTCCCGAAGGAAATGTCATCCATCCAAGGCTACAACAAGTTGAATAATGCCTTCTCGGCAGGAGAAATCGCGCCGACAACCGTCATCGTTAAAGCGAAAAACGACTTAACCGAGGAGCAAGTCCAAGCTCTTGCACACGAGCTTGACAGCATAGATGGTATTGCCAAGGCTGAAATCCAGGGCCATCCATTCGCCGAAAGCAGCCAAAAGGTGGCGAAAATCAATTTAGTTTTCAAAAACAACCCTTACACGGAGAAAGCCTTTGATGAGTTGGAAAAGCTTCGTGATCAGTCTCCGAAACTATTAAAGGAAAGTAAAATTACTGATGCGAAACTGCTTTTTGCCGGTGAAACCGCGCAAAAAACCGATATCCGAAATGCCAGCCATGGCGATGAGATCCGGATTATCGCCATTGTGACGGTGCTCATTCTGATTATGCTGGGCTTTCAGACCCGCTCGTTAGTGGCGCCGCTTTATATGATGGCGACCATTCTCCTGTCCTTTGGGGCCGCGCTTGGATTCAGTATCTTCTTCTTCGAGGATATACTCGGCTACCAGGGGATCAGCTATCGCATTCCGCTTTATACGTTTGTGTTCCTTGTAGCGCTCGGAGTGGACTATTCCATCATGCTAATTTCCCGCATCCGGGAAGAGAAAAAGCACCTGCCGATTAAAGACGCTGTCAGGGAGGGAGTGGGTAAAACGGGCGGGGTCATCTCGTCAGCAGGGCTCATCCTGGCCGCGACGTTTGCGGTTCTGATTACCCAACCCGTAGTGGAGCTTCGTATCTTCGGTTTCACTGTGGCCATCGGGGTTTTGGTAGACACATTCATTGTCCGCCCAATCGCGATTCCGGCATTAATTGCCATTCTGGGTAAATATAGCTTCTGGCCGAAAAAGGTCAACTAA
- a CDS encoding DinB family protein, translating into MEAMFRYNWMVRKEWYEWCEEISQEELLAKRTGGVGGILQTLFHIIDVEWSWIRIIQGKPDFQENFDEYNTLEKIRELDAKFHAEVKEFVSNWDSSKENNLYQETSPDGRIFTDTWGEVMRHIIAHEIHHIGQLSVWARELGRKPVSANFIGRGLLPAENAAE; encoded by the coding sequence TTGGAAGCGATGTTTCGATACAATTGGATGGTCCGGAAAGAATGGTATGAATGGTGCGAGGAAATAAGCCAGGAAGAGCTATTGGCTAAGCGAACTGGAGGGGTTGGCGGCATTCTGCAAACTCTTTTCCATATTATTGATGTGGAATGGAGCTGGATTCGGATCATACAGGGCAAGCCGGACTTTCAGGAAAACTTCGATGAATACAATACACTCGAAAAGATCAGGGAGCTTGATGCAAAATTCCATGCTGAGGTGAAGGAATTCGTCAGTAACTGGGATTCAAGCAAAGAGAACAACCTTTATCAGGAAACATCTCCGGACGGACGGATTTTTACCGATACATGGGGTGAAGTGATGCGTCATATCATCGCACACGAGATTCATCATATCGGACAGTTATCTGTTTGGGCAAGGGAGCTTGGCAGGAAGCCAGTATCGGCAAACTTTATCGGGCGCGGGCTTCTGCCGGCGGAAAACGCGGCTGAATAG
- a CDS encoding GGDEF domain-containing protein gives MAKQYQTLKSLKRAVYLWVVPCVLVSLLLNNYLQNNANEDYVIGFVTNVVLIGWFSFSWLLLYKNRAIRFIEISNLFLVGLYHVITFFDAVYNVILKGHDSLGDFIIWMPIFLAYIFITLKNRQGLIFSLILFVFTLIPGVMHFGNLSAEQIDSFTQFYLANIVYIVALYFARHLLEVHSELAAAKRDAYIDSLTGIANRHQIDQWLEDSIEDSGSADGTFSVVFFDIDHFKTVNDVHGHHVGDAVLQEYVRLIQADLKPEELFGRWGGEEFIVIIPGREEAALELAERLRKLIEMHTFTIPGKVTSSFGVAEYKKGDTIITLLDRADKALYLSKDAGRNQVAKT, from the coding sequence ATGGCAAAACAGTATCAAACATTAAAATCATTAAAGCGCGCGGTTTATTTATGGGTTGTCCCCTGCGTGCTCGTTTCTCTTTTGCTCAATAACTATTTACAAAATAATGCAAATGAAGATTATGTTATTGGTTTCGTCACGAATGTGGTCCTGATTGGCTGGTTCAGCTTTAGCTGGCTGCTTCTTTATAAAAACAGGGCAATCCGTTTTATTGAGATATCGAATTTGTTCCTTGTGGGCCTCTACCATGTTATTACTTTCTTTGACGCGGTATATAATGTCATTTTAAAGGGACATGACTCATTAGGGGATTTCATAATCTGGATGCCAATCTTTTTGGCCTACATTTTTATTACGTTGAAAAACAGGCAAGGCCTAATCTTTTCCCTCATTTTATTTGTGTTTACCCTCATTCCGGGGGTAATGCACTTCGGGAACCTATCGGCTGAACAAATCGATTCTTTTACGCAATTTTATTTAGCCAATATTGTTTACATTGTTGCGCTTTATTTTGCGCGTCATTTGCTTGAAGTCCATTCGGAACTGGCTGCTGCCAAAAGAGACGCTTACATTGATTCCCTGACAGGTATAGCGAACCGCCATCAGATTGATCAGTGGCTCGAAGATTCCATTGAGGATTCCGGGAGCGCCGATGGGACATTTTCGGTCGTCTTTTTCGACATTGACCATTTTAAGACAGTGAACGATGTGCACGGGCACCATGTAGGCGACGCTGTCCTCCAGGAGTATGTCAGACTCATTCAAGCTGATCTCAAACCGGAGGAGTTGTTCGGCCGCTGGGGAGGCGAAGAGTTCATTGTCATTATCCCCGGTCGGGAAGAAGCGGCCCTGGAACTTGCCGAGCGTTTAAGAAAATTGATTGAAATGCATACATTTACAATTCCAGGCAAGGTAACGTCCAGCTTTGGAGTGGCTGAATATAAAAAAGGCGATACAATCATTACCCTTCTGGACAGAGCGGATAAAGCCCTTTATCTTTCCAAAGATGCCGGAAGGAACCAGGTGGCAAAAACATAG